The window GGTGCCCAGGGAGCCCTGTGGCTGTGTTCTGGGACAGGTAGGTCCCCCAAGGTAGTGACATCCGTGTCCCCAGCCGGCCAGcctcctcttcatcctcctcttcctcctcctacCCCTCCTGGCATGTGCCCAAGTCCAGGGTAATCCACAGGGGCTTAAaagggagctgccagctctgggaggCTCCTGCCCACGGCAGCATCCGCCCAGCACCCTGGGGAGGTGCGGGGTGATTTACCCAAAGAGTGGCTGCCATGAGCAGATGAGGGGGTGGGCAGAGAGACCTGACAGACAGGGGACAAGACCCCTGCCTGCcacctgcctgctctgccttcgGTGCTGCTGCACGGGCACTCGGGGGCACAGAtggagccagcagcagggtgcccccccagtgcccccccttCCCCAAGCTTGCCTGGGCTTTAGCTGCTTACGCCAGGGCCCAGGAGGATTTAGTGGGGGAGGTAAGGGGGGGGAGGGCACTTTTCTGTGGGTGCAGGATGCCCGTGTGGGGGACACAAGGCAGTGCCAAGGGTGCAGGAGCTGGTCTCTGCCCTGGCAGTCTGGTAGGACCCCTGTGTGGAGCATCCCTGACCCCCCAGGTGGCTCAGGTCCCCTGTTGCTGTCCCGACCCCCCCCATACACGGGTGCCTCCTGCCCCTCCAGGCaccacctggcagcagcagcccgggGTGCCAGCGGGCCTTGGGGTGccagctgccccatccctgcccgcTCCGGTGTCCTTGAGCCCTCGAGCCCTGCCAGCTGATCggcttccaggaaaaaaaccacgcAATTACAAAGAGGGGCGATGTGTGAGCCAAAGGgaggggggccgggggggccaGGAATGTCCCCAGCGGTGGCAGATGGCCTTACCCAGGGTGCATTGTTCCTTTTAGTGTCTCTTATCCGCTGTAATAGGATCCCGGAGGGAGGGATGTGGGAGAGGGGAAGAGCGAGGGGGGCCCCGGCGTGGACCGGGGTgggggccggggctgccagcTTGGCCCTGGCCTGTCAAGCGGCTCATTGTTCCTGCCCCGGGTGTCACTGGGCGCCGCCGGGGACAATGTGGCACTGAGAGGGGCGGCCGGCGGTGGAGGGACGAGGCGCACGGAAAGGTACCCGCCAGGCCCCGCTCCCGCGGGGAccggggggctcggggcagcCGGGAGGGCGAGGAGAGAGAGGTTTCCCCGGGGACCGGGTGGGGGCTTCCTCCCGTCGTCCCCCCTCCCTTTGTCACCCGAAGGTGCCCGAAGGACGGGCGGTGCCCGGCTTggtggctgtgccagtgccagccatgGCAGGTGGCCTGTGCCCATCACCGGGGCCTTTGGCgtccctgccagcctgcctCACCTGGGGGGAGCCCCCCTGCCCGCAGACCCCCAGGCGTTGTCTGTGGCACGGGGGGGACATCCGTGGCCCCGCTGCCTTCCCCCGTGCCATCGCCAGCCTGATCCCTCTTCCCCCGGCGGGCTCTTTGTCCCGGCGGATTCCCGCTGCCATTCATCCCCAGGGGCACTGGGGACCCTGGCCGGCTGCGCGTCCCCGCCGGCACCCCACACATCTCCGGATGCCGAGAGCAGGGTGCATCCCTCCCTCCGCCCCACTTCAGGCTCCCCTGCACCGGGATCGGGCATAttccccctctccagcctctccacCTTTCTCCAGCCCGCGGTAACAGGGGGGTTCAATGCCGGGGGCCGGAGGTGGCAGGCACAGCACCGAGGGGCTGCGCCCCCGCCCCCCGTTCCCCCGATGCAGGAGATGTGCCGTGGCGGTGACGAGTCCTGCCAGCACCTAAAATAGCCGGCCCCCCCGCCATGCCCGCGGCCGCGGCCCCAGCCTCAACACGGGTGCTTTGTTTCAAAGCCGCTTGGCATCGCCCGGCTTGCCGGGAGCCAGCGGTGCCGCAGCCGCCCACCCGGGCTGGACACTCAGTAATTGTCCTGCTCCCGGGGGCCCTGGCCGCCCACGGCCACCCGGGCACCGGGTCCGGGGGGCCCTGGGGTGCTCTAGGAGGGGACGTGCTGCAGCCGCGTCAGTCAGCAGGCATCGTGGTGTGGTTTGGGTGGGGTGGTCCCTGTCTGGGAGCTtgcctcagtgtcccctggGGCTTTGTGCATGGGCACGGGGAAGGGAGAGAAAGTGGCTTGCATAGCCTGTGAGACCACCCAGGCCACCTCTGTTGTCCCCACTCCAGCAGGCATTTGCAAACAGAACCCTATCCCACAGCCATGCTCCACACGCCTTGCATCCTCCCCCTGTATCCATCCAGTTCCTGGCTTTGTGCAGGACAGCtcagaggcagctcaggcagacACATAGCAGCGGGTCCCTTTTGGGGGTGCAGGGTGCCCGTGGGGTGCCATGGGGCCATGTGAGCCTCGCCTGCCAGAGGAGGGCACAGTGCTGCCTCTGCCTCAGTTTGCCCATTTCCCAGGCATGGGATATTGAAGCTGCAGatctggggctgtggggttAGCTGGGCATCCCCCCTTTCTGAAGACCACCATGTCCCACAGGCTCATCTCTCCCTCCCGCCATGGCATCGCCGGATGGAGCCAGCGGCGTGGGCGGCAGTCCCGAGGAGACAGAGCTCAGCATCACCCTGACCCTCCGCATGCTCATGCATGGCAAGGTAATGGCAGGGGGCCACTCAGGGGTCAGCAGTGCCTAGGGTGAGGGGCCATGCCCTCATCATGCCCTGTTTTCTGTGCCCTGATTTCTCCCATGCTCCCAGTCTCCCCTGGGAATAGCATTCCCAGAAGGATTTCTGTCCCCATCCTAAGCCAGGGAGGGGCACATTCCCATGCCCCTGTGTCACTAGTTAAGTCACCcagtgtccctggggcagggtcTGCCTGTTGCCAGGCTGTTGGCAGAGGAGGGATGTGGCATGCAGGGAGCCACCTCCTGACAGTGCCACTCTTCTCTGCCTTTTCAGGAGATCGGCAGCATCATCGGCAAGGTAAGATTTGGGGTCCTCTGTGTTGCCAGCACTTGGCTCCCCTGGACCTGACCACCCACCCTGTTCCTTTACCTGCAGAAAGGAGAGACTGTTAAGAGGATACGAGAGCAGGTAAGGGCATGCTGGTGGGCTGCCAGGTCCTGCTGCCTGTCGTGCCTGTACCTGGCGGCTCCCACGTGCCTCTTCCCCTAAATCCCAGGTGGAACCAGGGAAAAGAAAGCAGCACCCCAGGGAAGGCTGCCTGGGGAGAGGTGGGAAGGGCAAGGCTCAGACATGAAGGCATCAGTCTCTCCCATGAAGCTATCCCTGGGGGAAGTCATGAAGCACAGGGCTTGTGACATCCCTAACGGGgtgtggcactgtccccagagcACTGCACGCATCACTATCTCGGAGGGGTCCTGCCCCGAGCGCATCACCACGATCACCGGCTCCACCGACGCTGTCTTCCGCGCTGTCTCCATGATCGCCTTCAAGCTGGAGGAGGTAGACAGCCCTCCTAAATCCCTGCCAGGTGCCCCACACCTGCGGGAGCCTGGGGGTCTGACGCTGCATCCCACATCCCTCACAGGACCTGGGAGCAGGGGGCGATGGGGTGTCAGCAGGCAGAGCGCCGGTGACCCTGCGCCTTGTCATCCCCGCCAGCCAATGTGGTTCCCTCATCGGCAAGGCGGGAGCGAAGATCCGGGAGATCCGGGAGGTGAGGCTGAGGGCAGCCTGCATGTGGGATCCCCTTTTCccctgggggcacagagccctgggTGTGTGGGCTGCACAGtcccacaggggctgggggaggtgaTGCAGGAGAGGGAGCATCACCCTGCAGGTGCTGCAATGGTCCCTGGGGGCTCAGGAGGGGGACAAGGGAGGTACGaggtgctgagccctggcagggagtgGCTGGGGAATGCCAGCAtctctctctgcttcctgcagagcacaggggcaCAGGTGCAGGTGGCTGGTGACTTGCTGCCCAACTCCACTGAACGGGCTGTCACGGTCTCGGGGGTGCCAGACACCATCATCCAGTGCGTGAGGCAGATCTGCGCTGTCATCCTGGAGGTACCTGCCaagccccctgcccagcccagggggcATCTGCtacccacctcctcctccccaagGCTTCCCATGCCCATCGGGACCCAAACACCAGGGTTCCCCTGTGTGGAAACCTATAGGAGCACCCTGCCTTCGtagtgctgggggctgtgcccagcttACTGGGGGCATAGGGGGCAGAGGGTCCTTGGGGCTACAGGGGCTTTCAGCttcatctctcatctcctcCACCTCCTTCCTTCTGTCTCCAGTCGCCTCCGAAGGGGGCCACCATACCCTACCACCCTGGTCTCTCCCTGGGCACCATCCTGCTCTCTGCCAATCAGGTAAGAGGCCACAGCATCTCCAAGGGCATGAGgtggccaggagggcagcctCCACCAGCAAGGGGCAACTCTGGTGGGCTCAGGGTAGTCTCTCTGCCTCAGGGGGGAGTGACCTGAGACAGTGGTCCCCACCTGGCTCCCCACTGATGCCccatttttctctccccagGGCTTCTCCATGCAGGGCCAGTACAGCGGGGTCTCTCCTGCAGAGGTGAGTTTGTCCACCTGGCAATGGGGTCTGTGCCCACCAGGATGGGTGCTGCTGGGAATGCCTGTCttggggggcactggggcacaGCTGACCTCTGCCATCACCCCTAACACCACCTTCCTCCTCTTTGCACTGTCTGGGCAGGTGAcgaagctgcagcagctgtcagGGCATGCGCTTCCCTTCGCCCCCCTGGGCCATGCACCCACCATGGTGCCAGGTGAGCATCTCCCATGCTCCCCCAAGGCTGGGTCTGCCCCTCCTGATCCACCCTGACACCTGGCCCTGATGAAGGGGTTCCCTTCCAGCCACAGCCCCCCCAGCATGTCTACCTGCCCCCCCAGCATAACCTTGTCATTGTTTTCCTGGAGTCATGACACCCACCAGTGCTCCCCAGTCCTGCAGTGGGAGAGCACCAGCACCAAATCACGACTTGTGTCTCTGTCCTGTCCTCCCTTCCTCTCCCCAGCAATCCCTCAGGTTTGTCCCCAGAGCCACTCACCATCCCTGTACAGGGCCGGGGTAGGGGCTACTGAAGAGCTGCCCCTTCACTGCTGACATCCCTGTCTCTCTCTCCAGGTCTGGAtgccagctcccagagcagctcccaggagtTCCTGGTGCCCAATGATGTACGTATTGGTCTGGGAATGATGAGGGGGACCACAGCTTATCCCCACCCATGTGGCACTTTGCAGAGGCCAGCACCCACTGACCCACACAGTGGAGGCTCTGCCAGAGCTTAGGAGCAGGAAGGAGTAGCTGGGGTAGAAGAGAGGGGAAACTGAAGCACAGGACAGGGGGAAGAGCTTGCCAAGGAAAGGCCTTGGCATGTGACACAACGCCAGCAAGAGAGTCTTGAGTGAGACCAAAAAGCAGGGTCTGCCCAAAGAAAGCAGTGCCCTGCCCTCCCAGTGTCTTCCACAGTTTCTCCTCCGAGGTGTAGGTGGTGTCCAgtgagccccttggagctcccTGCCTGGCaaggctgccctggctgctgctggctcagccTGTCCTGCCCTTTCAGCTCATCGGCTGCATCATCGGCCGGCACGGCAGCAAGATCAGCGAGATCAGGCAGATGTCGGGTGCCCACATCAAGATTGGCAACCAGACTGAGGGCTCCAGTGAGCGGCACGTGACCATCACGGGGACCCCTGTCAGCATCACCCTGGCCCAGTACCTCATCACAGCCTGGTAGGTGTCAGCCTGAGGGGGACTCATGCTGGGTGTTAGTGAGGGGTGCTCTTCTCCAGCACCTCAAGGCAGCTTTTGGAGGATCTACAGCATCCTCAGGAAGAATGAGCTGGGTGGTGCTTTGAGATCCTGAGGTGGTAGGCGCAAGACCCGTGACCCACCAGATTTGAGGCCCAGTTTTTTAACCCAAGATATGCCATGGATACATGTGCCAGAAAGGATGGGGTGCGCAGTTCCTGCACCCTAAGCTTGTGGTGGGACAACCACTCTGTCACCATGGTACTCACCATCATTCTTCTCTCTTACTTCCCCAGCTTAGAGACTGCTAAATCTACCTCCCaggtgccaccaggccctggctcCATGGACCTCGGCATGGGCTTCTCCCAGCCCCTCGCCCCAGGCTCCGGTGCGGCTCTTCCCGCCGTGGCCCCAGCCCCCCCGGCCCTGCTGGGCACCCCCTACGCCATCTCCCTCTCCAACTTCATCGGCCTGAAGCCGGTGTCCTTcctggcactgtccccatccTCCGTGGCAGGTCCCAATGGTGGCACCACCACCTACACGACCAAGATCTCGGCGGCCAACGGCACCAAGAAAGCTGACCGGCAGAAGTTCTCGCCCTACTGAACCCCACTggtggctgggccagggggTCCAGGGTGCTACACAgtagcagggacaccttcctgcCACCCACCCTGACCTCAGCCTCTGCCAGTGCCCCATGTCCCCCaccccagggaagggaagggcctTCCTGGTGGTGATGCCTGCTGGAGGAAGGGGCTGTTTTGTTGCCTGCTGtccatcccagcagctctgtgcccccCTCCTTGATTTTCTGCACAGAGACCATGTGTCCTAGTATTGGGTgggggggctgtccctgctggcctAGGGTCCCTTCTCCCAGTGCTGGTGTGGGACCCCTACTtcctgctcctcaccctgccTCCCCTGCCATCCTGCTCATGCCCACACTCCATCTGGCACCCAAAAGCCAGGTTCCACTGGATGAGGACTGCCTGGCCTCTCCAGGAGTTCTGCTTCCACTGGCTCTGGTGGGGGCCCTCCCTGGGCCACCCTGGGGCAATCGCCTCCCAGCAACCCCATCCAAGAGCCAGTCCCTGCTGGCTTGGAAATGCTGTATATATATGAGTctatattttttcctcctttgtaACTTATCAATGGtttaataaaaagataaaatttacaagaaaataacaataataataatattccCCACCCTGGGTGGAGACTTCCCCCACAGCAAGGGTGGCCCCAGGTTCTGGGTACTTGGGTGGTGGCTGGAAGGGCATCCCTGTGTCTAGTGGGGGATGCTGGCCTTCAGCCCCATCTCTCTGGGGGTCTTCCTGGAGCCCCTTCCTGCCACAGGGCAGTTAGAGAGGCCATAGGGCAGTTTCCCTCAGGCCTTCAGTTACT of the Passer domesticus isolate bPasDom1 chromosome 9, bPasDom1.hap1, whole genome shotgun sequence genome contains:
- the PCBP4 gene encoding poly(rC)-binding protein 4 yields the protein MASPDGASGVGGSPEETELSITLTLRMLMHGKEIGSIIGKKGETVKRIREQSTARITISEGSCPERITTITGSTDAVFRAVSMIAFKLEEDLGAGGDGVSAGRAPVTLRLVIPASQCGSLIGKAGAKIREIRESTGAQVQVAGDLLPNSTERAVTVSGVPDTIIQCVRQICAVILESPPKGATIPYHPGLSLGTILLSANQGFSMQGQYSGVSPAEVTKLQQLSGHALPFAPLGHAPTMVPGLDASSQSSSQEFLVPNDLIGCIIGRHGSKISEIRQMSGAHIKIGNQTEGSSERHVTITGTPVSITLAQYLITACLETAKSTSQVPPGPGSMDLGMGFSQPLAPGSGAALPAVAPAPPALLGTPYAISLSNFIGLKPVSFLALSPSSVAGPNGGTTTYTTKISAANGTKKADRQKFSPY